In Haloterrigena turkmenica DSM 5511, a single genomic region encodes these proteins:
- a CDS encoding response regulator → MCIPVTNHRDTEPIQILLVEDNPGDVRLVEEAFREAGVETTFHTAHDGDTALEFLRDQRADVDPSDLSLVLLDLNLPRTSGFDVLEAIKTEPDVSAPPVLVLTSSEATEDIARSYELCANAYLTKPSDPDEFTEIGRAVEAFWFDEATLPPASA, encoded by the coding sequence ATGTGCATCCCTGTGACCAACCACCGTGATACCGAGCCGATACAGATCCTGCTCGTCGAGGACAATCCCGGTGACGTTCGGCTGGTGGAGGAAGCGTTCCGCGAAGCGGGCGTCGAGACGACGTTCCATACGGCCCACGACGGCGATACGGCCCTCGAGTTCCTTCGCGATCAGCGGGCCGACGTCGACCCCTCCGACCTGAGTCTGGTCCTCCTCGATCTGAACCTGCCCCGGACGAGCGGGTTCGACGTCCTCGAGGCGATCAAGACGGAGCCGGACGTGAGTGCGCCGCCGGTGCTCGTGCTCACGAGTTCGGAGGCGACCGAGGACATCGCCCGGAGCTACGAGCTCTGTGCGAACGCCTATCTCACCAAACCGAGCGATCCCGACGAGTTCACCGAGATCGGCCGAGCCGTCGAAGCCTTCTGGTTCGACGAGGCGACGTTACCCCCCGCGTCCGCGTGA
- a CDS encoding VOC family protein, which yields MPTATPGLHHVTAIASDPQRNYEFYTETLGLRLVKRSVNQDDVSVYHLFYADHEGTPGTSMTFFPYTDARDGQVGAGQVSAVSFLVPDGSIDYWRERLADAGADPDEPRERFGDTVLSFTDPDGLPLELVARADAPAANLPESPVPHAHAIRGFFGVTLSLTGADPTGDLLKEMGYRQTDRDGTRKRYTADGDLGFVVDIVEDPQARRGIPGAGTVHHIAFQVAEDEQDEWRQFLIDHGLRPTEIIDRKWFKSVYAREYGTVLFEYATKEPGYTVDEELEDLGDRLVLPEWLEDRREEIETGLPDLSH from the coding sequence ATGCCGACGGCAACTCCCGGCCTCCACCACGTCACCGCCATCGCGAGCGACCCGCAGCGAAACTACGAGTTCTACACCGAGACGCTCGGCCTCCGACTCGTTAAACGGAGCGTCAATCAGGACGACGTCTCGGTCTATCACCTCTTCTACGCCGACCACGAGGGGACGCCGGGGACGAGCATGACTTTCTTCCCCTACACCGACGCCCGCGACGGACAGGTCGGCGCGGGCCAGGTCAGCGCGGTGTCGTTTCTCGTCCCCGACGGCTCGATCGACTACTGGCGCGAGCGACTCGCGGACGCCGGCGCCGACCCGGACGAACCGCGCGAGCGGTTCGGTGACACCGTCCTCTCGTTTACCGACCCCGACGGGTTGCCGCTGGAACTGGTCGCTCGTGCGGACGCGCCGGCGGCGAACCTCCCGGAGAGCCCCGTTCCCCACGCCCACGCGATTCGGGGCTTCTTCGGCGTGACGCTCTCGCTGACCGGCGCCGATCCGACCGGCGACCTGCTGAAAGAGATGGGCTACCGCCAGACAGACCGCGACGGCACGCGCAAGCGATACACGGCCGATGGCGACCTGGGCTTCGTCGTCGACATCGTGGAGGATCCGCAGGCGCGACGCGGGATCCCCGGCGCGGGCACCGTCCACCACATCGCGTTTCAGGTCGCCGAGGACGAACAGGACGAGTGGCGCCAGTTCCTGATCGATCACGGCCTGCGACCGACCGAGATCATCGACCGCAAGTGGTTCAAATCGGTCTACGCTCGCGAGTACGGTACCGTGCTCTTCGAGTACGCCACGAAGGAGCCGGGGTACACCGTCGACGAGGAACTCGAGGACCTCGGCGACCGACTCGTCCTCCCAGAGTGGCTCGAGGACCGACGCGAGGAGATCGAGACCGGATTGCCGGACCTGTCCCATTGA
- a CDS encoding S1C family serine protease, producing the protein MDSEGDITRRRLLRTVPVAGSVGLAGCAEQTGDETGNGTDTTGNESDEEPTQTESETETDDEPEETPDPPNVESQIIQRDKPAITNVRHVVEGTMTWPSIGWEDLVDSDLLGVWETTDERLYFSYNREFVVNGADYQYSGGYATRNGYLYLKYESGASQEFQYRIEGGRSAPILELYQNGERKATYEQTETEDDQRGPVAVAEDQIAVPEQNATTKREDVQTGAVGSGFIVSPDGTVVTNAHVVGAHQNSEETAYERFAVKQSEALRQDLSSSGSLTDEQVEETGRILYEEIMGYYEENGTLRDVSESVHVLNGKATTDDDLEVESWSAEVETAGTVYKEDDGEPSMGRDIAVLDIDGENLPTVTLGSANDLSTGENLYIIGYPDIGISEFFDTTNTTLEPTMTTGIVSARRELNTGINSIQTDAAINGGNSGGPMYNSDGEVVGVATFSPNDAQIQDIQFGLPIEITTGFLTELGIENTTGEMQSAYEAGLDAYWRGDCETATAKMETALDLYPDHPQAQSYITDCENGEAPGQGS; encoded by the coding sequence ATGGATTCTGAGGGCGATATTACTCGACGGCGGCTGCTCCGAACCGTTCCAGTGGCCGGCAGCGTCGGCCTCGCCGGCTGTGCCGAGCAGACCGGCGACGAGACTGGCAACGGAACAGATACCACTGGGAACGAAAGCGACGAAGAACCGACGCAAACCGAATCCGAGACCGAAACCGACGACGAACCCGAGGAAACGCCGGATCCACCGAACGTTGAGAGTCAGATCATCCAGCGGGACAAGCCAGCGATAACGAACGTCCGCCACGTCGTCGAAGGGACGATGACGTGGCCGTCGATCGGCTGGGAAGACCTCGTCGATTCCGATCTCCTCGGCGTCTGGGAAACGACGGACGAACGGCTCTACTTCTCATACAATCGTGAGTTCGTCGTGAATGGGGCAGATTACCAGTACAGTGGCGGGTACGCCACACGGAACGGCTATCTCTATCTCAAATACGAGTCAGGGGCCTCGCAGGAGTTCCAGTACCGAATCGAGGGCGGTCGATCAGCACCGATCCTCGAGCTATACCAGAACGGGGAACGCAAGGCCACGTACGAACAGACGGAGACGGAAGACGATCAGCGAGGTCCAGTTGCGGTAGCCGAAGATCAGATCGCCGTTCCCGAACAGAATGCGACCACGAAACGCGAAGACGTCCAGACCGGTGCAGTGGGATCAGGCTTTATCGTCTCGCCTGACGGTACCGTCGTCACGAACGCACACGTCGTCGGCGCGCATCAAAACTCGGAAGAGACGGCGTACGAGCGGTTCGCAGTGAAGCAGAGCGAAGCGCTCCGACAGGACCTCTCGTCGAGTGGAAGCTTGACCGACGAGCAGGTGGAGGAGACGGGTCGGATACTGTACGAGGAGATAATGGGCTACTACGAGGAAAACGGAACCCTCCGAGACGTCTCCGAGTCGGTACACGTCCTGAACGGGAAGGCGACGACCGACGACGACCTCGAAGTCGAGAGCTGGTCCGCCGAGGTCGAGACCGCGGGGACCGTCTACAAGGAGGACGACGGAGAGCCGTCGATGGGCCGCGACATCGCGGTACTGGACATCGACGGGGAGAACCTCCCGACGGTGACGCTCGGTAGCGCGAACGACCTCAGCACCGGCGAAAACCTCTACATCATCGGCTATCCGGACATCGGTATCAGCGAGTTCTTCGATACCACGAACACTACTCTCGAGCCCACGATGACGACCGGCATCGTCAGTGCGCGGCGCGAACTCAACACCGGAATCAACTCGATCCAGACCGACGCGGCGATCAACGGCGGCAACAGCGGCGGTCCGATGTACAACAGCGACGGTGAGGTCGTCGGCGTCGCGACGTTCAGCCCCAACGATGCTCAGATCCAGGACATCCAGTTCGGCCTCCCGATCGAAATCACGACGGGATTCCTGACCGAACTTGGCATCGAGAACACCACGGGCGAGATGCAGTCCGCCTACGAAGCGGGTCTCGATGCCTACTGGCGTGGCGACTGCGAGACGGCGACGGCGAAGATGGAGACCGCCCTCGATCTGTATCCAGATCATCCGCAAGCGCAGTCGTACATCACGGACTGCGAGAACGGCGAGGCGCCCGGACAGGGGTCGTAA
- a CDS encoding diadenylate cyclase, translated as MDDELRIAYETHDGVRELIDCLHHALESISLNFDRWGEQYVKGPGMYVAVVTGPSVADFADPMGRNTWPTDRCRDVCLDLESFYETAREVAMTRDGALVVSVDGVVQEQMVRFTDLMPEELETLDEQRDEYEEWMGSRHMSALDTSRRTNVISTLTLSEETGRVTIFEGGSFETTKRTELGGEWNPETYS; from the coding sequence ATGGACGACGAGCTGCGAATCGCCTACGAGACCCACGACGGGGTCCGGGAGCTGATCGACTGTCTCCACCACGCGCTCGAGTCGATCAGCCTGAACTTCGATCGGTGGGGCGAACAGTACGTGAAGGGGCCGGGGATGTACGTCGCGGTTGTCACGGGCCCGTCGGTCGCGGACTTCGCGGACCCGATGGGGCGGAACACGTGGCCGACCGACCGCTGCCGGGACGTCTGTCTGGATCTGGAGAGCTTCTACGAGACGGCCCGCGAGGTCGCGATGACGCGGGACGGCGCGCTCGTCGTCAGCGTCGACGGCGTCGTGCAGGAACAGATGGTCCGCTTTACCGATCTGATGCCCGAGGAACTCGAGACCCTCGACGAGCAGAGAGACGAGTACGAGGAGTGGATGGGGTCCCGGCACATGAGCGCGCTGGACACCTCGAGACGGACGAACGTGATCTCGACGCTGACGCTGAGCGAGGAGACCGGTCGCGTGACGATCTTCGAAGGCGGCTCGTTCGAGACCACTAAACGGACGGAACTCGGTGGCGAGTGGAACCCAGAAACGTACTCGTAA
- a CDS encoding DUF790 family protein, producing MLTKDLLRVSRAGGGYHLQFADREHRPLAARVIGTYQGHVGESRAELEAAVTELERGADDFKLVRGLSALLERDATFETDAEIDPERARRAAFEAAEAVGVVTEDERAMALVRAGESLGVSADDVAGALYADLEERQVLIELASRWEPDELVAQYNLSLAQTALFDATELRVRSSDPKALVSAIKRLRLMYEIRRLENDEVGEAPDRGIAEREVIVTGPTHLFRATRRYGTRFARLLRTVAKAEEWRLEATIDDRGTERTLRLSHEDPVRVPDAEPVAEVSFDSGVEADFAARFSTLDLEWDLVREPAPLATGTRVMIPDFAFDYRPGGSARRDSSDESDGGHSEFRVYFEIMGFWTPEYVEKKLAQLSDLEDVELIVAVDESLGVGEEIAARDFRAIPYSGSVRLKDVAGVLREYERQLVAESAAALPDELCPDEDVLSLEALAGRRGVSEDALVDVAFPDHVRVGRTLVRPAVLESLADEIEAGMALADAEKILEAAGFSDSSAILSELGYRVEWEGLAGGTLVER from the coding sequence ATGCTGACCAAGGACCTGCTCCGCGTCTCGCGGGCCGGAGGCGGCTACCACCTCCAGTTCGCCGATCGGGAGCACCGTCCGCTCGCCGCCCGCGTCATTGGGACGTATCAGGGCCACGTCGGCGAATCTCGCGCGGAACTCGAGGCGGCCGTGACTGAACTTGAACGCGGTGCGGACGATTTCAAGCTCGTCAGAGGGCTGTCGGCGCTGCTCGAGCGCGACGCGACGTTCGAGACCGACGCCGAGATCGATCCCGAACGCGCTCGTCGGGCTGCCTTCGAGGCCGCCGAGGCCGTCGGCGTCGTGACCGAGGACGAGCGTGCGATGGCCCTCGTTCGCGCCGGCGAGTCGCTGGGCGTCTCGGCCGACGACGTCGCGGGGGCGCTGTACGCCGACCTCGAGGAGCGGCAGGTCCTCATCGAACTGGCGTCGCGGTGGGAGCCGGACGAGCTGGTGGCCCAGTACAACCTCTCGCTGGCACAGACCGCCCTTTTCGACGCAACCGAGCTTCGGGTCCGCTCGAGCGATCCGAAGGCGCTCGTTTCGGCGATCAAGCGACTGCGACTGATGTACGAAATTCGACGGCTGGAGAACGACGAGGTCGGCGAAGCGCCCGATCGAGGCATCGCCGAGCGCGAGGTGATCGTCACCGGGCCGACCCACCTCTTCCGGGCGACCCGCCGGTACGGCACTCGGTTTGCCCGCCTCTTGCGGACGGTCGCGAAAGCCGAGGAGTGGCGCCTCGAGGCGACGATCGACGACCGCGGGACCGAACGGACGCTCCGTCTGTCCCACGAGGATCCCGTCCGCGTCCCCGACGCAGAGCCAGTTGCCGAGGTCTCCTTCGACAGCGGCGTCGAGGCCGATTTCGCCGCGCGCTTCTCGACTCTCGATCTCGAGTGGGATCTCGTGCGCGAACCCGCGCCCCTCGCGACGGGAACGCGGGTGATGATCCCCGATTTCGCGTTCGACTATCGTCCTGGGGGCAGCGCCCGCAGGGACTCGTCGGACGAGTCCGACGGAGGGCACAGCGAGTTCCGCGTCTACTTCGAAATCATGGGCTTCTGGACGCCCGAGTACGTCGAGAAGAAACTCGCACAGCTGTCGGACCTCGAGGACGTCGAACTGATCGTCGCCGTCGACGAGTCCCTCGGCGTCGGCGAGGAAATCGCGGCCCGAGACTTCCGGGCGATCCCCTACTCCGGAAGCGTCCGGCTGAAGGATGTCGCCGGCGTCCTCCGGGAGTACGAGCGCCAACTCGTCGCCGAGAGCGCCGCCGCGCTGCCGGACGAACTGTGCCCCGACGAGGACGTACTCTCGCTCGAAGCGCTGGCCGGCCGGCGGGGCGTCAGCGAGGACGCGCTGGTCGACGTCGCGTTTCCGGACCACGTGCGGGTCGGCCGGACGCTCGTCCGGCCGGCCGTCCTCGAGTCGCTGGCGGACGAGATCGAGGCCGGAATGGCGCTGGCCGACGCCGAGAAGATCCTCGAAGCGGCCGGATTCAGCGATTCGAGTGCGATCCTCTCGGAACTCGGTTATCGCGTCGAGTGGGAGGGGCTGGCCGGCGGGACGCTCGTCGAGCGGTAG